A single region of the Pontimicrobium sp. SW4 genome encodes:
- the pdxA gene encoding 4-hydroxythreonine-4-phosphate dehydrogenase PdxA, with amino-acid sequence MRSEEKILVGISIGDLNGIGGEIILKTFEDDRILDFCTPIIYASIKTIAFLKNHFKSGINFNSIHKPEQAIHGKINVLNVWKENVAINFGGEDMKIGEYAIKSFKAATNDLKEKKIDVLVTAPINKHNIQSESFNFPGHTDYLSKELAGEGLMFMVTDDLKVGLLTDHVPVSQVSSKITKELITSKIETISKTLKIDFGIRKPKIAVLGINPHTGDNGVIGTEDDDILKPTLIDIRKTGKLVFGPYSADSFFGSNSYKNFDAIIAAYHDQGLIPFKTLSFGQGVNFTAGLSGVRTSPDHGTAYEIAGKGEADNSSFKEALYAGIQIFKNRQEFKKISSNPLKKQRQKI; translated from the coding sequence ATGAGAAGCGAGGAAAAAATTTTAGTAGGTATATCCATAGGAGATCTTAATGGGATTGGTGGCGAAATTATTCTTAAAACTTTTGAGGATGATAGAATTCTTGATTTTTGCACACCTATTATTTATGCATCTATTAAAACAATAGCGTTTTTAAAAAATCATTTTAAAAGTGGTATAAATTTTAATAGTATTCATAAACCTGAACAAGCTATACATGGAAAAATAAATGTTTTAAATGTATGGAAGGAAAATGTTGCTATTAATTTTGGCGGTGAAGATATGAAGATAGGTGAGTATGCTATTAAATCTTTTAAAGCAGCTACAAATGATTTAAAAGAAAAAAAAATAGATGTATTGGTTACTGCTCCAATAAATAAACACAATATTCAATCAGAATCTTTCAACTTTCCAGGACATACAGATTACTTATCTAAAGAACTAGCAGGAGAAGGGCTTATGTTTATGGTTACAGACGATTTAAAAGTAGGCCTTCTCACAGATCACGTTCCTGTTAGTCAAGTTTCATCAAAAATCACCAAAGAACTAATCACTTCAAAAATTGAGACAATTAGTAAAACATTAAAAATAGACTTTGGAATAAGGAAACCTAAAATAGCGGTTTTAGGCATTAACCCTCATACTGGAGATAATGGTGTTATTGGAACAGAAGACGATGATATTTTAAAGCCAACATTAATAGATATACGCAAAACAGGAAAATTAGTCTTTGGTCCATATTCGGCTGATAGTTTTTTTGGTTCAAATAGTTATAAGAATTTTGACGCAATCATTGCCGCATACCACGATCAAGGGCTTATTCCTTTTAAAACCCTGTCTTTTGGACAAGGCGTAAATTTTACAGCAGGGCTAAGTGGTGTTCGGACTTCTCCAGACCATGGAACAGCCTATGAAATAGCAGGAAAAGGAGAAGCAGATAATAGTTCTTTTAAAGAAGCATTATATGCTGGGATTCAAATTTTTAAGAATCGTCAAGAGTTCAAAAAAATTAGTAGCAACCCATTAAAAAAGCAAAGACAAAAGATATAA
- a CDS encoding DUF177 domain-containing protein, translating to MKKLKEFIIQFIGLKQGEHNFEYKIENKFFNHFEYDEFNDANLDVKVVLNKKTTLLELHFIVSGTVNINCDLTNEPFDQVIENDFNLVVKFGNEYNDENEEILIIPHSEYEVDISQYIYELIVLSVPFKRVHPGVIDGTLNSEILNKLEELSPKSLDEKTENEDIDPRWNTLKKLLTDK from the coding sequence ATGAAGAAACTGAAAGAGTTTATAATTCAATTTATAGGATTAAAACAAGGAGAACATAATTTCGAGTATAAAATTGAAAATAAGTTCTTTAACCATTTTGAGTACGACGAGTTTAATGATGCAAATCTTGATGTAAAAGTTGTTTTAAATAAAAAAACCACTCTTTTAGAATTGCATTTTATAGTGTCAGGAACAGTTAATATAAACTGTGATTTAACAAACGAACCTTTCGACCAAGTTATTGAAAATGATTTTAATTTGGTTGTAAAGTTTGGGAATGAATACAATGATGAAAATGAGGAGATTTTAATTATACCTCATTCCGAATATGAAGTTGATATTTCGCAATATATATATGAATTAATTGTGTTATCGGTACCATTTAAAAGAGTTCATCCAGGAGTAATAGATGGGACTTTAAATTCAGAAATACTCAATAAACTTGAAGAATTAAGCCCAAAAAGCTTAGATGAAAAAACAGAAAATGAGGATATTGATCCTCGTTGGAATACATTAAAAAAACTATTAACGGATAAATAA
- the rpmF gene encoding 50S ribosomal protein L32 gives MAHPKRKISKTRRDKRRTHYKATVPQIATCPTTGEAHLYHRAHWHEGKLYYRGQVLVDNSQEENIA, from the coding sequence ATGGCACATCCTAAAAGAAAAATCTCGAAAACAAGAAGAGATAAGAGAAGAACACATTACAAGGCAACTGTACCACAAATTGCTACGTGTCCTACTACAGGAGAGGCGCACTTATACCATAGAGCTCATTGGCATGAGGGAAAACTTTATTACAGAGGTCAGGTATTAGTAGATAATTCTCAAGAGGAAAATATAGCATAA